A single window of Neospora caninum Liverpool complete genome, chromosome XII DNA harbors:
- a CDS encoding putative double-strand break repair protein → MEEGGETAGSEDTREREERGDEDVLRILVATDTHLGYKAEDSERGGDSFETFEEILEIGRNLKVDFLLHGGDLFDENRPSRATMYRTFCLLRKFCFGDGAVSFEVLQSAAESSRRDAGDGKDNDAAAAEKTSGKKVDGFRFGLNYLDENINVCMPIFAMHGNHDDPGEQSHLSPLDLLEAAHLINYFGRCEASDEVTIKPILIRKGRTKVAIYGVGWIRDARLHRAFNNEKVRFLVPSSSDSGDSVDDWFNIMVVHQNMYKGAFGGQPAKNCIHEQMLPDFLDLAIWGHEHDCHVDLRESPQGTFRILQPGSSIATSLVAGEALPKHVFLLEVRGENYRITPQRLRTVRPLIFEDLTLADLLQAPPLASSLGAPAAPQRIPAKRGGSRNLQTAQPAEDRDVWQLLTDAVEALLSRYALERGETGQDREEGEDDRGDDRGGAASGTQGRLGGEKAKREDAGEADAFELFCNYSTKKKKKLPLLRLRVEHSGFSTVSTSRFGAQFVGRVANPGDILHFYRKRATTHHPPGEKLSQRLPDLEIEEIAGDDTSEIRDIIFHFLEEANTLDLLPEPDFNVAVQDFVVKMDTNAIAAFVDRSVQAARREAKSKLHVLAPDVEKDIEPADVHAVIAFAARKTVIVASSTVAHPGVLDGRRGDGEDASATGEVPREEEDDFAAETVDTSQLPEKKPRNHNGSTGLFDEEASDARATDSDFSDAEAGGSAAGAASRGTGLQRARQRGLPRGCAARVGEKRGARAALSLVVGRPSEEFSSEAAGPQKGRRGLGRRGRVKDASSSPNVHASGKTGTRGNRGRRDSHDEDADFGEEEGNQSPTMSARTSGPAGGGREREKPFSQLSAKRKGAVGGLSSEPKRQQADLRSFFRPSQISSSRPASQTRGVNSSPGYAPHSRMHPAASEGDGHEGSRRESHTSRFHSARPPSRPASSCEVDGTRQESRMFQEEREAQREGQIPNRSDKDRTATAATGYSLGTQEFTRKRRSSYMSEDDASRKGEESLVEDEDDLFLSSLGRAADSALRRGTDSISSSWSRRR, encoded by the exons atggaagaaggcggagagacggctggcagcgaagacacgagagaaagagaagagcggggagacgaagacgtgCTGCGCATTCTCGTCGCTACCGACACGCACCTCGGCTACAaggcagaagacagcgagcgcGGGGGCGACAGCTTTGAAACGTTCGAAGAAATCCTGGAAATCGGGAGGAATTTAAAGGtcgacttccttctccatGGCGGAGATTTGTTCGACGAAAATCGACCGTCTCGGGCTACAAT GTATCGAACGTTCTGCCTCTTGAGGAAGTTTTGCTTCGGCGATGGCGCGGTGAGCTTCGAAGTGCTTCAGAgcgccgcagagagcagTCGACGAGATgccggagacggaaaagacaaCGACGCGGCGGCCGCGGAGAAGACTTCCGGGAAAAAAGTAGACGGATTCCGATTCGGGCTAAACTACCTGGACGAAAACATCAACGTCTGCATGCCTATCTTCGCCATGCATGGAAACCACG ATGACCCAGGCGAACAATCTCACTTGTCGCCTCTCGATTTGCTCGAAGCTGCGCACCTG ATCAATTACTTTGGGCGGTGCGAGGCTTCGGACGAAGTGACGATAAAACCTATTCTCATCAGGAAAGGGCGAACAAAG GTTGCGATTTACGGCGTAGGGTGGATTCGCGACGCTCGCCTGCACAGAGCCTTCAACAACGAAAag gttcgcttcctcgtgcCGTCCTCGTCGGACAGCGGAGACTCCGTCGACGACTGGTTCAACATCATGGTTGTCCATCAGAACAT GTACAAGGGAGCGTTTGGAGGCCAGCCGGCAAAGAACTGCATCCACGAGCAAATGCTGCCGGATTTTCTCGACCTCGCCATCTGG GGGCACGAGCACGACTGCCACGTCGACCTGCGCGAGTCCCCACAAGGCACGTTCCGAATTCTGCAGCCTGGGTCTTCGATTGCGACGTCGCTCGTTGCCGGAGAAGCTCTGCCGAAGCACGTGTTTCTTCTTGAAGTGCG CGGAGAGAACTACAGGATAACTCCCCAGCGGCTGCGCACTGTTCGCCCTCTCATTTTCGAGGACCTGACTCTGGCCGATCTGCTGCaagcgccgcctctcgcctcttcgctcggCGCCCCGGCAGCCCCCCAGCGAATCCCCGCGAAACGCGGCGGCTCCAGGAACCTCCAAACTGCGCAGCCCGCCGAAGACCGAGACGTTTGGCAACTCCTCACTGACGCCGTCGAGGCACTGCTGTCGCGCTACGCTCTggaacgaggcgagacaggacaagaccgagaagagggagaagacgataGGGGTGACGATAGAGGTGGGGCGGCCAGCGGGACGCAAGGGAGGttgggaggcgagaaggcgaagcgagaggacgccggcgaggcagaTGCCTTTGAGTTATTTTGCAATTactcgacgaagaagaagaaaaagctgccgctccttcgcctccgtgtcGAACACTCCGGCTTCTCGACCGTTAGCACTTCGCGCTTCGGCGCCCAATTCGTCGGGCGTGTAGCAAACCCAGGAGACATTCTGCATTTTTaccggaaacgcgcgaccACTCACCACCC GCCAGGCGAGAAGTTGAGTCAGCGGCTGCCTGATTTGGAGATTGAAGAGATCGCCGGAGATGACACGTCGGAGATCCGCGACATT ATCTTTCATTTCCTCGAAGAAGCCAACACCCTCGATCTCCTGCCTGAACCGGATTTCAACGTGGCCGTGCAGGATTTCGTTGTTAAGATG GACACCAATGCGATTGCAGCCTTCGTCGATCGCAGTGTACAGGCAGCACGgcgcgaagcgaagagcAAGCTCCACGTCCTGGCGCCGGATGTCGAGAAAGACATCGAGCCCGCAGATGTCCACGCCGTCATTGCG TTCGCGGCCCGCAAGACTGTCATCGTTGCTTCCTCCACGGTTGCGCACCCCGGTGTGCTCGAT GGACGCCGCGGAGACGGTGAAGACGCGTCTGCGACGGGAGAGGTaccgagggaagaggaagatgattTTGCAGCAGAGACCGTCGACACGAGTCAACTTCCCGAAAAGAAGCCAAGGAACCACAATG GTTCGACTGGACTCTTCGACGAAGAAGCTTCGGACGCCAGAGCGACAGACTCCGACTTTTCCGATGCCGAGGCAGGAGGCTCAGCCGCTGGCGCGGCGTCGAGAGGGACGgggctgcagagagcgcggcaACGCGGGCTGCCGAGAGGCTGCGCGGCCCGcgtcggcgagaagcgaggagcgagagccgcgctgtctcttgtGGTTGGTAGGCCGAGCGAGGAGTTTTCTTCCGAGGCCGCAGGGCCTCAGAAGGGGCGACGGGGGCTGggccgaagaggcagagTGAAGGACGCGTCGTCGAGTCCaaatgtgcatgcgtcgggGAAGACAGGGACTCGAGGGAACCGAGGACGGCGCGACAGCCACGATGAAGATGCGGATttcggggaagaagaaggaaaccag AGTCCCACAATGTCTGCAAGGACGTCAGGTCCAGCAGGCGGAGGccgcgagcgcgagaagccgtTCAGTCAGCTGTCAGCGAAGCGGAAAGGAGCTGTGGGAGGGCTCTCGTCAGAGCCGAAAAGACAGCAGGCGGATCTCCGTTCGTTCTTCAGACCGTCGCAGATT TCCTCTTCTCGGCCGGCGTCTCAAACACGCGGCGTCAATTCCTCACCTGGTTATGCGCCTCactcgcgcatgcatccagCTGCGTCTGAGGGCGACGGCCACGAAGGCAGCCGACGCGAGTCTCACACTTCTCGTTTCCATTCCGCCCGACCGCCTTCCCGGCCAGCTTCGTCCTGTGAAGTGGATGGAACGAGGCAGGAGTCCAGAATGTttcaagaggagagagaagcgcagagagagggacaaaTCCCGAATCGCTCCGACAAAGATCGGACAGCGACGGCGGCTACAGGTTATTCTCTCGGAACTCAAGAATTCACAcgcaagagacgaagcagctACATGTCGGAGGACGACGCAtccaggaaaggagaagagagcttggtggaagatgaagacgacttgtttctttcttcacTCGGCCGAGCCGCG GACTCGGCTCTTCGTAGAGGTACTGACTCCATATCTTCTTCGTGGTCTCGGCGACGTTAA
- a CDS encoding Proteasome subunit alpha type,related, whose translation MYRNLYDTDCITWSPQGRIFQVEYAMEAVKQGTCCVGLRSDTHVVLCSLKRSVSKFAGHHQKLFKIDDHVGVAMSGITADAKVISNFMRNECFHHKYVYDAPIPVGRLVLMVADKSQANTQRSGKRPFGVGLLAAGFDDAGPHLFETCPSGNYFESYAMAFGARSQSSKTYLERNFESFPGLSPEELELHAMKALNASLAADAELTADTVSMAIVGKNQPWKELSLDEIQALLDKMNVEPSGEDVQM comes from the exons ATGTATCGCAATCTGTACGACACGGACTGCATCACTTGGAGCCCTCAGGGGCGAATCTTCCAAGTCGAGTATGCCATGGAGGCGGTTAAACAAGGCACCTGCTGTGTCGGTCTCCGTTCCGATACTCACGTG GTTCTTTGCTCGCTCAAGCGCTCGGTCTCAAAATTCGCAGGCCACCACCAGAAACTCTTCAAAATCGACGATCACGTGGGCGTGGCCATGTCGGGCATTACTGCAGATGCAA AGGTGATAAGTAACTTTATGCGCAACGAGTGCTTCCATCACAAATACGTGTACGACGCTCCGATCCCCGTCGGGCGTCTCGTCCTCATGGTTGCCGACA AGTCGCAAGCAAACACGCAAAGGAGCGGCAAACGCCCGTTCGGCGTCGGCCTCCTGGCCGCCGGCTTCGACGACGCAGGCCCGCACCTCTTCGAGACATGTCCCTCTGGAAATTATTTCGAATCCTAC GCCATGGCGTTCGGCGCGCGATCCCAGTCCTCGAAAACCTACTTGGAGAGAAACTTCGAATCGTTCCCTGGAC ttTCCCCCGAAGAGCTGGAACTCCACGCGATGAAGGCTCTGAACGCCTCCCTGGCTGCCGATGCTGA GTTGACAGCAGACACCGTTTCGATGGCGATTGTTGGAAAGAACCAGCCGTGGAAGG AATTGTCCCTTGATGAAATCCAAGCCCTCCTCGACAAGATGAAT GTGGAGCCCAGTGGCGAAGACGTCCAGATGTGA